The genomic DNA ACCAATCAGCTCCAGTCCACAGCGCTCCGCAATCGCTTCCTCCTGCGGGGTAACCGCATACGGAACGAGCCACGCTTTGGCTCCGCTACTGCTGTGGCCTGCTTCCGCAACCACACGCAGCCGTGCCAAAAGTGCCTCGTCCGCCAGCACCAGCTCCGAAATCGGCGTTAACGGATCAGTCGGCTCCGGCACCTCAATACGCGGCAGGCTAAAGCCCAACCGCTGAAGCATGTCCAGAAAAGCCTGATCCGGCTGTTCTCGCAGCACGATCACATCCTGACTTCGGCACAACAGAAGATTCATTTCCTCCATTCGATTTACCACCTGCTGTTCATCACGATCTACCATCCCCCCCTTACGGGGGGACGGATGCCATACCTGCTCTGCGCCAATATTAAACAGCCAAATCAGGACTCCATGATCGCGTTCATGGGCAAGCGCTTCCACGAGGTTAATGGTTTTAGTCGTCACGTCCTGTCATCCCTCTCTTCCATCCAGTAAGAAACAACTGCGATCGAAACTAAATATATTTCAGGGAGCCAGCTCCGTGCAGATACAATACGCTGCATTTGGAGCACACCGGCGTTAATCCTTCGTGATTAATCGTTTGGCGTGTTTTCTCATACGCATCCGAATTCCAGATTTCCTTCAGACTGTGCTCTCGCAAGCTTCCAATCGTGAATTCGCTAAAAAATTTGCAAGGCATCACCTTGCCGTCCGGCAAAATATCCGTTCTGGAGGTGAGCGCCAGGCAATGATTGGAGCAGCGACTGACCATTTCCTCTCCATGTATAAATTTGTCGATTTCCTCATAGTCCAGACCAGGCTGATAGCGCACACGAATGTTCCACACCCGCTCATTGATCCGTTGTAGCTCCTGCATCAAAGGATCGATGTTATCCGGGTTGATTTTATATTTGAAAGCATGCCAGCTACTAATATTTTTTTCCTCCAGTTGTCGGAGCCAAGAAAAGTTTTGTGTAAAATAGTCATCCATTTTTAGGGAGGTTTCTTTGGAAATATACCAGGGGAACGTCAGCAGCACCAGATCCAGCCTCTTGTCCTCCAGCATTTGCAGAAACTCGTACATCCGTCCGATCATGTTATCGTTAATGACGGCATGGACGGTCACCCGTCCCTTGTACAATCCCTGGTCACGCAGTTCAATCAGCTTATCCATCTGCCGCATCGTTTTTTGAAAGGTGCCTTTACCGCGAATCAGATCATGTTCTCTTTCAAAGCCTTCAATCGCTATTAACAGCTCCAGATTTTCAGATAAATCCAAAATCCGGTCCAAATATTTATCAATCAGCAGTCCATTGGTACAAAAGGTCATTTCTCGCCGATCTTCCGCCAGCACGTCCAAAATTTCGTCAAAACGCCGATGAAACATCGGCTCTCCGCCCCACATATACAGCCGGGACTTGGCCTCCTTCGTCTCGCTCAAAATTTGCCGAAGCATATCCGGGGCAAGATCCATGTTTTGCTCTTCTTTATCCATTTGATGATGATAGCCTTCCTCGTTCCATTCAAAGCAGTGCGTACATCTCAGGTTGCAGCGGTTGGTCAGCTTAATGCCGATCGTCTGGGGCATGTCCGTTTTGAAGGCAGGGTCCTGTGTTGCGTTACGGTAAGATACAGAAGCGTTTTTCAGGTTGCGCTTGATGAGCTTGAACGCTTTCTCATCAATCAGCACATTGCTTTTGGGCTGCATGCTAACACCTCGTTTAATGGATTTTCAGGCACATGTACCAAGCTGTACGTCAGACCGTCTCCATTCCCTCCGGGTGCGGCGATTTTTCCGCATCGCTGATTCCCTGAATGTAGCTGCAAAACGCATCTACCGAGCTCAAATGCTCCAGCTCAAAGGAATCAAAATCAATTTCCACGTCAAACGCATCCTCCACTTGCAGCATGAAATGAACCAACTGCAACGAATCCAGTCCAGCATCATGAATAATGTCCGAATGTCCATCCAGCTTACCGATCAGCTCAGGATCTTCCTTGACCGCGCTGATCATTTCAATCACTTGGCTTTGCATAGCAAACTCCTCCTTGTGAGTGATTCTATTCGTGCCGCCCGACAATGCCATCTGCAAAGCTCCTCGAAAAATTCCTACACTGGAACTTTATTCAATTATACTCCTCCATTTAAGAGACAAGTCAATAGGTTGTTTTGTAAATATAACGCACAATATGTAAATTAATGTATGGTTATTTCGACAATTTTTGCTACCTTATCTAGTCATTCTTTTAAACTTAAAGGTTACCTCTGGCGCCAGTGCGCAGTCGGATCGTGGCTCCTATCGCCACCACCACCGGATTTCTTGGATAAAGCCTTAGCTTGCTTGTATCTTCTTGCATGTGAGACAGAATTAATTTACAATATACATAAATCATATGAAAATATTTTTCTTCATAAGATTAATTTTTACGATAATTATTTTCATACGAACGAAATATTCTATAGCCAAAGGAGCGCTGCTCATGTCCCCTATTCTTCATACATTAACTCACAGATTGGAGCAGCTTCCAGTCCAAGAGCGCAAGCTGGCGGAATCCATTCTGCAAGCTCCGGGAGATGTGCTGCATCTGGGCATTCGGGAGCTGTCGGAGCTTTGTGGGGTGAGTCCGGCGACCGTTACGCGGTTTTGCAAATCACTGCATTTTAAAGGCTATCCCGATTTCAAAATGAAGCTGGCCGCCGAGCTGCCCCGTTCGAACAGTGACGGTGAAGCCTCCTATCAGGACATCGTCGCCGGAAATTCGCTCTCTCGTATCGTGGAAGCTATAGAGGCGAATCATACCGCATCCATTGCAGATACGACCCGACTGCTGGATTTCAGCAAGCTGGAGCAGGCGATTGCATGGCTGTCCGCCACAAGCCGCATTGATCTGTACGGCATGGCGACCTCCTCGATTGTGGCGCAGGATTTTTATCAAAAGCTCATTCGAATTGGAAAAAATAGTACCGCCTTCGCGGACTCGCACATGCAGATTACCTCTGCCTCCTCGCTTGGGCCAGGAGATGTCGCCTTTGCCGTCTCCTATTCGGGGGAAACACAGGAAACCATCGCGGCTCTGCGCTGTGCACAGGAACAGGGGGCCAGAACATTATCCCTGACCTCCTTCGGAAATAACACGCTGGCAGGTATTGCGGATATTGCGCTATTTTCCTCCTCGCTGGAAGAAGGGATGCGGCGTGGAGATATGGCGTCACGCATTGCCCAGCTTCATATCATAGATATCCTGTTTACAGGTATGGTCAGCGCGAATTTTGACAAATATATTCCGAGATTGGAAGGTTCATATCAACAAGTAAGCAAGCTCAAAAAACAACCAGGGGGCCACTGAAGATGAACATACGTATTTTGAACAGCCGTGAAGACCTGAATGCTACCGCTGCCGCTGTGATCGCCAGTTTACTGCTGAACAAGCCTCAGGCCATGCTTGGGCTCGCTACCGGAAGTACACCTATCGGCATATACCGTCAGCTTGTAGAAATGTACCGTAAGGGACAGGTGAGCTTTGCACGAGCCTACTCCGTGAATCTTGATGAATACGTTGGCCTGCCCCCAGAACATCCGCAGAGCTACCGCAGCTTTATGAATGAGCACTTGTTTCAGCATATCGACATTCCTCTTGCCCATACACGCGTACCTGACGGTAATGCGGCCGATCTGGCAGCAGAATGTGCGGCCCACGAACAAGCAATTCTGGATCACGGACCCGTGGATGTCCAATTGCTCGGCATTGGCCACAACGGTCATATCGGCTTTAATGAACCCGGGCAAGGCCTGAAGGGAGCCACACATGTGGTAGATTTGGAAGAGGGGACGCGTGCAGCAAATGCCCGTTTTTTTGGCAATATAGCTGATGTACCCAAGCAAGCAGTCACAATGGGTGTAGGGACAATTCTAAAGGCGAAGCAAATTATACTGGTAGCTTTTGGCGCGGATAAGGCAGACATTGTCAAGCAGGCTTTCACTGGACCTGTAACCACAGAATGCCCGGCTTCCCTGCTGCAATGTCATCCCAACGTGCTAATTTTACTGGATCAGGAAGCGGGAGGTTGGTTAATTTGAACTCGGATGAAACGAATAGCTATTTAACCCAACTACTGTATGGACAGGTCGTCATTGGAGATCACATGATTGAAAAAGGGGTTGTCGCTATTGAGGGGCAATCCATCGTATATGCCGGTGCAGAGGATGATTTGCCTGCTGATCTAATTGCAGCAATAGTGAAAAATCAGAATATTGGTGTAGCGGTGGAGCCCAACATCGTGCGATTGGAAGGCGGCTACCTGCTGCCGGGCTTTATTGATATTCATGTTCACGGCGGTAACGGCGAGGACTTTATGGACGCTGACCCGCAGGTACTGGATACGATTACTTCTTTTCACGGCACCCAAGGAACGACCGCCATGCTGGCTACCACCATGACCGCACCAAAAGAGCGAATCGACCAGGTGCTAAGTGAGGTTCACGCCTATATGGCGCAGCCTATGCCCTATGCACAACTGGAGGGCGTACATCTGGAAGGTCCGTTCATTAGCCCGAACTGGCCTGGAGCGCAAAACCCGGAGCACATTCAACCGCCGAATCTGGATTGGGCGCAGGAATGGGAGCAGCGCTATCCCGGCCTTGTCCGCCAACTGACGCTTGCCCCGGAGCGGGAAGGCGCGCTAGAGCTGATTACCTGGCTGCGAAGCCATAACATTACTGCAGCTCTCGGTCATACGGATGCCACGTATGAAGAGGTGGAACGCGCAGTGGCGGCAGGCCTGAACCATGCGGTTCATTCATTTAATGCCATGACTCCGCTGCATCACCGCAAGCCGGGAGCCGCCGGAGCCGTGCTTGCCGATCCGCGCATTGAAGCGGAAGTTATTGCGGATGGTATTCACGTACATCCCGCTGCTGTCTCCCTGCTCGCCAAGCTGAAACGGGAGCACAACCTCATTCTGATCACCGATGCCATGTCTGCCACCGGGCTGGAGGACGGACAATACACACTCGGCGATTTACCAGTAATCGTGGAAGGCGGCGTGGCACGGCTAGAGGATGGCGTGACTCTGGCAGGAAGCACGCTGACAATGATTGAAGGCTTCCGGTATCTGGTTCGTCATGTGGGTCTGACCATTCCCGAGGCGTCACAAGCCGCTAGCCTGAATCCAGCTAAGTCCCTGAATATAGCGGATCGAACAGGCTCGCTTGAAGCAGGCAAACAAGCAGATGTTCTGTTACTGGATGCGGACTTAAAGCTGCAAGGCGTATGGATTAAAGGAATACGAAGATAGTTTCTTCTTATGGTTCCCCCTAAACCAAAGAGCTATCCCTCAGCGATTCGCCGAGATGGATAGCTCTTTCTTTGGCATTACACACATATGTGGTGAATTAGCGATGATTCATAGGTGCAGGGGTATAATTTTGTGGACGAGTTGGTGCGGTTGTTGATCCATTTGTTGGATGAGTTGCACCAGCAGCAGGAGTCGGGAATACGCGTTGAATGATATCTGCCAATTGGGTACTCATTCCTTTGATCGGATGACCGTTTTGCACACTGCGTGTAAAGTCAGTGGTATGCTTTACAAAATCCGGGTTAGCCGATACATATACCTGTTCAATCGAAGGTGCAAATTGCTTTACCTTGTTGGCGATGCGACTTTTGACGGCTTCGGTCAACGTACTAGGCTCATACGCAGTTCTTGCACCTTCCACTGTGGTGCCATCCGTGCGTCCGATATCCGTGCGGGTACCGTCCGCCAAGCCACGAATCATACCATAAGAACCAGTACCCATCGTGCCGTACAATCCGTCACCACGACGCGGAGGTGTTACGGGTCGGCTCATTCCATTGTCCGTAATTCCCGGCGTTATGCCATCGGTGGTATAGTTGCCTCTTGTACCATCCACCCCATACGTAGTCATGCCATGTGTATTCATGGGATGCTTAGTACCTTTAACGCTTGAAGTACCTACACCGGTTCCGTTGGCTTGATCCTTCAAGGAAACCGCTACATAAGCATTACGATTACCGACCAGCACTGTCGCAGATTTTACATCCGGCAACTCGGATATACGTTTGGACAAATTACGATCGACTTGCAGGTTACCAATTTGGTGTCCGGTTCCATTGGCATTTTGGTTTAAGCGCATTCCGTCCATACCGTTGGACTTAACTCCGAAACGGTTCACACCATCCATATGATGTGTACTTTGCGCATTATAGCGGGTAGTGTTCGTGCGGACATTATGATTCGCAGTCCCACACCCTGTCAAAGCAGCCATACTGGCGAGCAAAGCAGCAGAAATCGTTAAACTGATTACCTTCTTAGTCCCTGGCATGAACTCATCCTCCATACATATAAAATGTGTGACGAGATTAGGATGCGCTACGATTCTCAGGGCTATGCTGACTAAAAAATGACTAAAAAATAAATTTTTAATGTAAATATGAAATACAATTGATGATTTACCACAAGATGGCATGTATAATAAGATTGAAAAATACTTTATTTTACAAAAGGAGGATTTCAAGCTTGAAAAAGATCACCGTTTTGATGCTCATTTTTTTGTTGTCCGTCACTCTTGTCCCCGTCGGCGCCTTTGCAGGCTCCACTACACCCGAAGCCCCGAAAGCACCTGCTGGAAGTTGGGTAGAAGGCCCGCCACCTAATCGCGTTGATCCGGCTAAACCTGCGTTATTGTTTGTACATGGTTTGAACAGTAGCGCTGAGGTCTGGACTAAAAATGACAATGATATGCTTCAGCTCGCACGTGATGCCGGATATCAGACGGCCACCATTAATCTTTACGATGCAAATGGCACATCACAGGATATGTGGGACAATGGTAAGCTTCTAGCCGACAAAATTAAGGTCATTAGTAATCACTTTGGCAAAAAGCTCATTATCATCGCCCACAGCAAAGGTGGAGTGGATACCCAAACCGCTCTCGTATATAACGGAGCCGCTCCTTATGTACAACGTGTTATCACCCTCAGCAGTCCCCATCATGGCTCACAGCTTGCAGATCTTGCATACAGTAGCTGGGCTGGATGGCTGGCAGATATTGTCGGCTCACAAAATCCAGGTACCTCCACTCTACAGACATCTTACATGAAGTATTTCCGATCCAAGACTGATGCACTCAGCAACGCGACTACCATTCCTTTCTTCACGTTTGCTGGTGATAACTGGTCTGGCGGAAGCGCTTCCTACATACTGGGCGGACTTTATCTTTCATCCTTTGGCAAAAATGATGGAGTGGTCACAGTCGATAATGCAAAGCTTCCCGGTGGACGTATAGTCAAAGTCGGACCCTGGGATCATGCCAAAGTGCGTACCGGCTCTTACGTCTTCTCCCTGATCCAACCCTACCTCCAAGCAAACACTCCAGCATTGAATCAGGAAACTGAAGCACTTTCAGCAGCATCTTCCCTGACTGCTTCTGCTCTACAATCCACTTATGGCGAGATCGACAATTCATACTTTATCCGCGGCGGAGACTATAACGGAAAAGCCTCCGAAATCCTCACCGTTGAAAATGGTGTCAAATCCATTGATCTGGACTGGATCAGCGATAAACGTGTAAGTAAACTGGAACTGACCAAGCCTGACGGTACAAGCGAGATCGTTAATCTGAAAGCAGGTTATGATGACGAAATTTTTGCTGGTGCCTGGCATCATAACGCCGTCATTCAAAATCCAAAACCGGGTATCTATAAACTGAATGCCACGATTCCTGATACAGGAGCATATCTCCTGATTGCCCGTTATCAGGCCGCTCAAGTTCCTGAGCTGAAATATAATCTGAATGCCGTAGGTCCGAAGCTGAATCTGCAACCACAGGATTCCCCTAAAAGCGTTACACAAGTCACGTATCAGGTTCAATATTACGGTGATCCACAGCAAGGAATGACTCCCGCGTCCAAAGGTCTGACGGTACAACAAAAAACGGTCAACCCCACAGGACAAATCGAGCTGTCCAAAGCGGACAAGCCCGGCATGTATTCCGTAACCTATGAAATCGAGGGAACTACAAAGGCAGGCTATCCATACCGCCGTACAGCTGTTCAGTCCATTTATATTGACGCTGACGGGAATAAGTATGTTGATTAAACTCCCTACGTAATCATTTATATCAAAAAACAAAAAGGTGTAGGCCCTCAAAAGCCTACACCTTTTCTTTTCTGTATCATAATAATGGCGTCCGGTTTAATCACTTCAAATATCGTCACGCTTCAAGTCTTCTATAAAATCAGTCACAATACTTTGGACGGCATCTTCCCGGGACATTCGGATATACCGACTGGTTTTCTGAATATCCTCCTCGAACAGATGAAGTATACTGCTCATAGCTTCCTGATCTCCGCCTCGTGCTAATTTGAGCAGTTTGATGAACTCAGCATCTGAGATAATTGATTCAGCATTTTCTTTTTCCATTTATTCACCGCCTGTTGGGATAGCTTCAGCTCTCTTGCAATCTGTGCTTCGGTTTTGTCTAGTATGTAAAGGTCAAAGATGATGGCTTTTCCGATCTCAGATGGTAGAGAGTTAATGAGCTGTAGGGTATACATTTTAGAGTTTGCAGAGTCTGTAAAAGATGGAGTAGCGACGGCTTCGTTTTTTTCCATGACAAATTCATGATTGGTTTGTACCCGGGCACGATACTGGATTCTCCATGCAATGCGATATAGCTTCTTACGATATTGCTCAACCAATGTTAGCTGAGACTGATTCATCTTAAACCACCCTTTCTCTTTGGATTTGGCTTTTCTAAATCCTCATATTATAGGGTAATTTGAGAACACATTTTACAACCAAATCAGAACATTTGTTCTTATTTATTATACTATTTTTTGAGTCGGTTGTATACGATTCTTTTGATTTACCTTCCTTTATATACGGCTAAAAAGGAGGGAAACCATTGCAGATGGATGATGCTCTTTCTATCATAACCAACGTAGGCTTTCCGGCAGGTCTTTGCTTTATTTTGTTGCGACACATCCTGCACACCATGGAAGAAAAACTGGATAAGCTAGATCTCTCGCTCCATGAGCTGATTGAGGTCATTAAGGAATTAAACGATGGGAACCGTCATTCTTCCAAAGGCAGTAAGCTTGATGAATAATGAACACAAAGAAGCTCCAACCGACGATCCTCGCCGATGGAGCCTCTTTGTTCGTTTTATACCGAAAAATTTGCTTGATTGCGGATCTGCTCATACTCCAAGCTCGTGTTCAGATGATCATTTTCCAGCTTGAGCCTGGTCATGTCCAGCCTGTTCAATACGCTTCACGTCAGATACGGACAGACCATACGCCCAATTGCTTTGCGGAGGCACGACCCATACGGTATCCGGGTCACCGTCCACCGTCCAGCCCTGATACACCTGCTGCGGCTCATCCTGTTTGCCCAGCGATACGCTCAGCGTAAAGCGGTGAACAGGATGGTTCAGCTCGGAGGCTTTACGCAAGGATTGGCTGCTGGCCAGATTTTTGATTTGCTGCGATAAGGAGGTCGCCGTATCACTGGTTACCGACTTTCCATTCAGCGTCCAAGCTGTGGAAGAGCTTTCCCCGGTTCCCCCGTCACCGGATGACTTAAGCATCCAAGACGCGGACTGGCCTTCCCACTCCAGTCCGCTCAGCTTGTCATCATCCCAGTCAAACGGCGTCGTATCCGTAAAATCGGCTGCACCCAGTAACAACCCGGAAAGGGTATCCACAGGTACGGAGGCTACCTCTTTTTTATCTGACAGCACATAAGCAGCATCTCCGGAAGGCAATGTTTCGCCAAAAGCAAAGGTATGCTCGCTTCCATCCTTGGTCTTGATCTGAATTTGGTTGCCGGTGGCGCTGATTCCGTATTTGGCTACATCTTTTGGAGAGGTTTCCACCACCTCACCAAGCTTCACATTTTGAATAGCAGCTAACCAATTGTCTATCGTATAACCGTTTAACGGATAAGACTGCGGCTTGCTCATGCTCCATTTGCCATCACGTTGTGTAAGTTCGACCGTCTTGCCTTCCTTCCCTGTTATAGCAAAAGACGAAATATTCCCCTGCGTAAGCTGAACCAGTTGGCGAGCTGCAGGAGCTTGTTCACGAAAAAAGTTTTGGCTCTTGGCATAGACTATACCCGCTCCCAATACAACTAACAGCAGCACGGTGGGTATCCATTTTCTCATGCTCTTCTTCGCCTCCACCATAATAAGATTCCGGCTGCCGCAAACAACAATGGCAATCCGATCACGGATAGGGTCATTATCGTCTTCGCTTGCGCAGGAGTCAAATAAACCACCTTATAATCCTGCTCCTGACGAGGACGAATGGTAAGCCCGTCAGATTGTTCCTGTACATAATTCAGACTGTTCAGCACAAAATCCCGATTGCCTCCCGTGCTGATCTCGGTGTCGCTCATAAGGGCTGACGTTCCGAGAATAATGGCTTTGGGTTTGCCATCCTTGCCATTTACCGCGTAACCCAGATCAAGCGGCCCCTGCGGGTCCTTGTCATCCTTCTGTGTTTCGTTGTTTAGCAGCCCCTGAATATTCGTTTCCCCATAGCTGGCAGCAGAAGATTTGAGCAAGGCCGTAGTCTTCCAATTCTTCTGCTCCCCTGCTTGCAAAGCAATAGACAGCGAAAGCACCGGGTACAGATTGGAGGCCGCCAGCTTATCGGTAATTGCATGACTGCCAAAGGTAGGCACTGTAAACAGAGGTCCAAGCGTATTCGTCTGCTCCTGATCCACCACGATCGCATGTGTATCCTTCACACCGTAATCCGCCGCCAGTGCGTCAAGGTTTTTCCAGTCCGATTGCATGTTCGGATGAAAGCCCAACGCCAGAAAAAGCTTTCCACCACCCTCCAAATAGGTGCGAATGCTTTTCAGCTCCGTCGCGCTGATATCTCGTTGTGGCCCCACAATAGCCAGCACCGATGCATCTTTAGGCACACTCCCCGCCTGATTGAGCTGCACTTCTTCTGTTTTTACATTATCCTGCGCCAGTGAGCTGCTCAATCCGGTCATTTGGGACAAAGGGATTTCCTCATGTCCGGTCAGGAAAACGACTTTTCCCTGACGGGTAGATGATAGTCCTAGCAGTCCGCTGGTCAGCTTTTCTTCCCCGCTAAACTGGTACGCTCCCTCGCTACTTCCCTGTGCCTGCGTAAACAGACTACCTATATCAATAACACGTTTCTTCTCACCCTGAACCAGCACGATGGATGCTTCGGTGACACCGTATTCCTTGGCCAGCAGCGGCTCCTGATTCAGATCATATTGCTCGACCTTGAGCTTGCTGTTACGCTTGGCGTATTCACTCAGCATATCCGTAACGTCCCGGTTCAGCTTTTGATTTTGCGAAGTCGATACGGTAAAAGCAATCAGCCGTATGTCTTCCTTCACTCCCTGAATGGCCGTCAATGTCTGATCAGACAACGTATACTGCTTGCCTGCCGTCAAATCCACCTGAAAGCCTCCCAGCGAACGCAGAAACAGCGTCAGCAAAATAAAAATACCTGCAGCAGCAACCGACAATACCACACTGTTGGTATGACCCAGCCATTTTTTCATGTTCATCACCTCCACCGTTTCCGTTCGACCACCTGGATGCTGAATAGCAAAAAGAGCACCGCCACTGTCACGTAATACAGCACATCGGCTCCGTTCAGCAATCCTTTGGTGAAGCTGTCAAACCGTGCGGTTAGTGAAAAAGGCTCCAGCCATTGCTGCAAGTCCGCAGATGCGCCTGTTTGTCCACCAAACGAATCCAGCATCCAAAACACGAGCAAAATAATAAAGCTGACGACCGCCGACATCATCTGATGCTGCGAAAGCGTCGAAGCGAACAGACCAATGGCCATCATGGCTGCACCCAGCATAAACAGACCGATCACAGACGTAAATACCAGTGTCCAGTCCAGCGATCCGTAAAAGGACATCACGACCGGGTACGCCAGACTGCACAGCACCAAAATCAGCAGCATGCCCAGCGACGCCAAAAATTTACCCACAATCATTTCTGTCACACTCACTGGCGAGGTAAGTAACAGCTCATCCGTACCCTGTCTGAATTCCTCCGCTACCAGCCTCATCGTGAGCAGTGGGACAACGAACAACAGCATGGACAGCGTGTCACCGAGTACCAGCCGATAGTCCAAGATGCTTGGCTGATACATGACAAAATTCGTGTAAAAGAGCAGCCCCGTCAGCAGCATGTACACCGCAAGCGCAAAATACGTTGTCGGCGTCCATAAATAGGCTTGAAGCTCCTTTTGACAGACCGCGAACAAGCGCCTCATGATCGTTCACCTCCTGTACTCTTGTCTTGCCCGGCCTCATCCGTTTTCGACTCGCGAGTCGTTAACTGCTGGAATATATTTTCCAAGCTGAGGCTTTCTTTTTTCAACTCTATAATCGGAAGCTTCGCACCAGACAGCACATAAAAAAGCTCCTCACGGAAATCCTCATCGGAAGCGCCTGTGAGTAACAGCCCGGTCAACTCTTGCTCATTTGCAATTAGCTTTGTGTCAGCTTGAGACAAGCCAGATGTTAAAAGCTCCACCTCAACTTTCCCCCAAGCGCGAAGAACGTTCAGCACCTGCTCACGGCTGCCTTTGACCTCCACTTTTACCTTAAATCCGTCTTCTATCGATCCGCCTAGCGCATCAGGCCGTCCATCCAGCACCAATTCACCCTCATGAATGATAAGAACCCGATTGCACAAGGCGTCCACCTCGGGCAAAATATGCGTGCTGAGCAGCACCGTATGATTCTCTCCAATCTCCTGAATGAGCTGGCGAATCTCCAAAATCTGATTCGGGTCCAAACCTGATGTCGGCTCATCCAGCACCAGCAAATCCGGGTTATGAATAATCGCCCCCGCCAGTCCCAAACGCTGCTTGTACCCTTTGGACAGACTGCGTACCAGTTGTCTTTCACGCCCGTTTAACCCAAGCCGGGAAATCATTTCGGAAATGCGCAGCTTGTGCTCTCTCGCAGGCACATCTCGAATGCTCGCCACAAACTTTAAATAGGATCGAACGGACATATCTCCATACAGAGGGGGCGTTTCCGGCAAATAACCGATTTTGGAACGAGCCTGTCTGCCCTGCTCCTGAATCGGTATGCCATCAATCGTAATCACTC from Paenibacillus sp. FSL R10-2782 includes the following:
- a CDS encoding radical SAM protein, translated to MQPKSNVLIDEKAFKLIKRNLKNASVSYRNATQDPAFKTDMPQTIGIKLTNRCNLRCTHCFEWNEEGYHHQMDKEEQNMDLAPDMLRQILSETKEAKSRLYMWGGEPMFHRRFDEILDVLAEDRREMTFCTNGLLIDKYLDRILDLSENLELLIAIEGFEREHDLIRGKGTFQKTMRQMDKLIELRDQGLYKGRVTVHAVINDNMIGRMYEFLQMLEDKRLDLVLLTFPWYISKETSLKMDDYFTQNFSWLRQLEEKNISSWHAFKYKINPDNIDPLMQELQRINERVWNIRVRYQPGLDYEEIDKFIHGEEMVSRCSNHCLALTSRTDILPDGKVMPCKFFSEFTIGSLREHSLKEIWNSDAYEKTRQTINHEGLTPVCSKCSVLYLHGAGSLKYI
- a CDS encoding MurR/RpiR family transcriptional regulator; translation: MSPILHTLTHRLEQLPVQERKLAESILQAPGDVLHLGIRELSELCGVSPATVTRFCKSLHFKGYPDFKMKLAAELPRSNSDGEASYQDIVAGNSLSRIVEAIEANHTASIADTTRLLDFSKLEQAIAWLSATSRIDLYGMATSSIVAQDFYQKLIRIGKNSTAFADSHMQITSASSLGPGDVAFAVSYSGETQETIAALRCAQEQGARTLSLTSFGNNTLAGIADIALFSSSLEEGMRRGDMASRIAQLHIIDILFTGMVSANFDKYIPRLEGSYQQVSKLKKQPGGH
- a CDS encoding alpha/beta fold hydrolase, which produces MKKITVLMLIFLLSVTLVPVGAFAGSTTPEAPKAPAGSWVEGPPPNRVDPAKPALLFVHGLNSSAEVWTKNDNDMLQLARDAGYQTATINLYDANGTSQDMWDNGKLLADKIKVISNHFGKKLIIIAHSKGGVDTQTALVYNGAAPYVQRVITLSSPHHGSQLADLAYSSWAGWLADIVGSQNPGTSTLQTSYMKYFRSKTDALSNATTIPFFTFAGDNWSGGSASYILGGLYLSSFGKNDGVVTVDNAKLPGGRIVKVGPWDHAKVRTGSYVFSLIQPYLQANTPALNQETEALSAASSLTASALQSTYGEIDNSYFIRGGDYNGKASEILTVENGVKSIDLDWISDKRVSKLELTKPDGTSEIVNLKAGYDDEIFAGAWHHNAVIQNPKPGIYKLNATIPDTGAYLLIARYQAAQVPELKYNLNAVGPKLNLQPQDSPKSVTQVTYQVQYYGDPQQGMTPASKGLTVQQKTVNPTGQIELSKADKPGMYSVTYEIEGTTKAGYPYRRTAVQSIYIDADGNKYVD
- the nagA gene encoding N-acetylglucosamine-6-phosphate deacetylase, with translation MNSDETNSYLTQLLYGQVVIGDHMIEKGVVAIEGQSIVYAGAEDDLPADLIAAIVKNQNIGVAVEPNIVRLEGGYLLPGFIDIHVHGGNGEDFMDADPQVLDTITSFHGTQGTTAMLATTMTAPKERIDQVLSEVHAYMAQPMPYAQLEGVHLEGPFISPNWPGAQNPEHIQPPNLDWAQEWEQRYPGLVRQLTLAPEREGALELITWLRSHNITAALGHTDATYEEVERAVAAGLNHAVHSFNAMTPLHHRKPGAAGAVLADPRIEAEVIADGIHVHPAAVSLLAKLKREHNLILITDAMSATGLEDGQYTLGDLPVIVEGGVARLEDGVTLAGSTLTMIEGFRYLVRHVGLTIPEASQAASLNPAKSLNIADRTGSLEAGKQADVLLLDADLKLQGVWIKGIRR
- the nagB gene encoding glucosamine-6-phosphate deaminase; its protein translation is MNIRILNSREDLNATAAAVIASLLLNKPQAMLGLATGSTPIGIYRQLVEMYRKGQVSFARAYSVNLDEYVGLPPEHPQSYRSFMNEHLFQHIDIPLAHTRVPDGNAADLAAECAAHEQAILDHGPVDVQLLGIGHNGHIGFNEPGQGLKGATHVVDLEEGTRAANARFFGNIADVPKQAVTMGVGTILKAKQIILVAFGADKADIVKQAFTGPVTTECPASLLQCHPNVLILLDQEAGGWLI
- a CDS encoding sigma-70 family RNA polymerase sigma factor — protein: MNQSQLTLVEQYRKKLYRIAWRIQYRARVQTNHEFVMEKNEAVATPSFTDSANSKMYTLQLINSLPSEIGKAIIFDLYILDKTEAQIARELKLSQQAVNKWKKKMLNQLSQMLSSSNCSN
- a CDS encoding phosphopantetheine-binding protein encodes the protein MQSQVIEMISAVKEDPELIGKLDGHSDIIHDAGLDSLQLVHFMLQVEDAFDVEIDFDSFELEHLSSVDAFCSYIQGISDAEKSPHPEGMETV
- a CDS encoding YhcN/YlaJ family sporulation lipoprotein gives rise to the protein MPGTKKVISLTISAALLASMAALTGCGTANHNVRTNTTRYNAQSTHHMDGVNRFGVKSNGMDGMRLNQNANGTGHQIGNLQVDRNLSKRISELPDVKSATVLVGNRNAYVAVSLKDQANGTGVGTSSVKGTKHPMNTHGMTTYGVDGTRGNYTTDGITPGITDNGMSRPVTPPRRGDGLYGTMGTGSYGMIRGLADGTRTDIGRTDGTTVEGARTAYEPSTLTEAVKSRIANKVKQFAPSIEQVYVSANPDFVKHTTDFTRSVQNGHPIKGMSTQLADIIQRVFPTPAAGATHPTNGSTTAPTRPQNYTPAPMNHR